From the Argentina anserina chromosome 3, drPotAnse1.1, whole genome shotgun sequence genome, the window GGCTGCGCCGTTGAAGAAGTTGTTGGAGTATGTGAAGTTCTTCAAACCAGGCAGCTTGCAAATGCTGTCGGGAACAAACCCGGTCAGCTGGTTGTTTGCAAGGCTGAACTCCTCCACATTCTCGACCTTGAACGATTTCGTCAGGATGCCGCTGAATGAGTTTGCACTGATGTCCAACACTGTCAGGCTCGACATTTGGAAGAGCTCGGGAGGCACACACCCGCCTAGTTTGTTGTTTGAGAAGATGAGCTCGTTCAGGTTCCTCATTTTCCCGATGCTGCTAGGAATGCAACCCTCGAAGTTGTTGTTGGCAATGACGAGAACCGACACATTAGAGTTGCCAATGTTTTCAGGAATAGGGCATCCGAATCTATTGTTGTTGATGAACAAGGCATCCAGATCCATATTGAAGAGATCAGGTGGCAGGCAACCTTCAAACTCATTGTACCTGATGTCGAAGTACTTGAGGCGAAGGCATGCGTACACTCCTGGGAACTCACCCACAAAGCGGTTGTTGCTGATATCAAGCTCGTAGAGGAGAGTCATCTTGCAAAAGCTTTGGGGCACGATACCGCAGAACCTGTTGGAGTTGATGTGGAACACGGCAAGGTCTTGCAATAGGCCCAACTCAGCAGGAAGGTATCCTGCAATGTCAGCCCCATTCAGATCAATGGCCGCCACCACGTCGATTTTTGGGTCATCCATTGCTTTTTCACAAAACACTCCTGTGTAGTTGCATACTTCAGGACCAACCCAGTTGGCAGTTTTCTTTTGAGGGTCAGAGTATATGGCCTTCTTCCAAGCCTGGAGTGCAATGTATGCACGTCGAAGCCTAGGGTTGGGGAACTCCATGTTCAGCTGAACCCCATTTTCATAGTTATCGGGTAGGTCACCGCCCTCCGGGAGCGTTAGCAGCTGGCGACGTACAAGAAAGGACGCTTCGGCATCTGTTAGAGCTACAGAGATAGATGAGATAGAAGAGAAGACAAAAAGGAAAGATAGTATGCAGCCTGAggctttcatttttattttctttctgggTCTGCACCGCCTCCTCGGTAAGACCCAAGAGGCTGCTTATAGGTGAGGGTGGGAGGGTTGAAATGAAGGAGGGGTTATATTGAGGGGATTGCATGACTGGTTGGGAATGTCGGAAACCGTTATGCCTGAATTTCTCTGTACTATTTCCAAACTTAGAAGTTCTATTCTGGCTTTCAGATATGAAGCACCACACACCTGTTTGGTTTATCGTTTTTACAGCCTCTCTAATTTCAGTCAATTAGTTCTTGGAACTTCTTGTCTATATTTGCAATTGATGGTTATTAACTTAACTCATGACTgggtcaaattcaatatatcaGTACAAGAGAATTACACGCATAACATCATTGGTCATGCATTATGGAGTTCTTACACCAACATCACCATCATATGATCATCACCATTCGTCACCTTAATATATTACAAGCTGCCTAAAACTT encodes:
- the LOC126788647 gene encoding pollen-specific leucine-rich repeat extensin-like protein 3, which gives rise to MKASGCILSFLFVFSSISSISVALTDAEASFLVRRQLLTLPEGGDLPDNYENGVQLNMEFPNPRLRRAYIALQAWKKAIYSDPQKKTANWVGPEVCNYTGVFCEKAMDDPKIDVVAAIDLNGADIAGYLPAELGLLQDLAVFHINSNRFCGIVPQSFCKMTLLYELDISNNRFVGEFPGVYACLRLKYFDIRYNEFEGCLPPDLFNMDLDALFINNNRFGCPIPENIGNSNVSVLVIANNNFEGCIPSSIGKMRNLNELIFSNNKLGGCVPPELFQMSSLTVLDISANSFSGILTKSFKVENVEEFSLANNQLTGFVPDSICKLPGLKNFTYSNNFFNGAAPECVPTKRQDIVMDDSSNCLPDRPKQRSPKECQAVVSKPVDCSKAKCGGGGVPPKPPVPQQPPKVETPKPQPPKEEPHPPPHNIQSPHAQSPPPVYSPPPAPVHSPPPPAPVHSPPPPVHSPPPPVHSPPPPVQSPPPPVHSPPPPVHSPPPPVQSPPPPVHSPPPPVHSPPPPVQSPPPPVHSPPPPVHSPPPPVQSPPPPVHSPPPPIQSPPPPVHSPPPPVQSPPPPVHSPPPPVHSPPPPVQSPPPPAPVHSPPPPVKSPPPPTPTFVLPPNLGFQYQSPPPPMFPGY